In Tachysurus fulvidraco isolate hzauxx_2018 chromosome 25, HZAU_PFXX_2.0, whole genome shotgun sequence, the following proteins share a genomic window:
- the LOC113662360 gene encoding macrophage mannose receptor 1-like, producing the protein MKSVHAALLFGLLGVAACLFERKFIFVGKSKPWTSAQAYCRQNYVDLSTISKRGDLNKIRNMEHYTIQSWIGLTKSYEWYSQWSDGTELTFIAWASGEPYNLHENNCVSLLDSLYYNNNCSLSMPFYCYYWRPQIIVVNEMMDWEGALMYCRSNYEDLLGIDTETDMLAVNHSLINQTTTVWTGLRFMAGLWFWVNNGLLSNLTLLPSCPARPFQCGAITPDKVFEIRDCNEKMNFLCYKAEV; encoded by the exons ATGAAGTCGGTTCATGCTGCTCTCTTGTTTGGGCTTCTAGGAGTAGCTGCTTGTCTCTttgaaagaaaattcattttCGTGGGTAAATCTAAGCCCTGGACTTCGGCTCAGGCATACTGCAGACAGAATTATGTAGACCTGTCAACCATTTCCAAGCGAGGGGATCTGAATAAGATCAGAAACATGGAACATTATACTATTCAAAGCTGGATTGGCCTTACAAAGTCATATGAGTGGTATTCTCAGTGGTCTGATGGAACCGAACTAACATTTATTGCCTGGGCAAGTGGAGAGCCATACAATTTGCACgaaaataattgtgtaagtttATTAGATTctttgtattataataataactgttCACTGTCTATGCCGTTCTACTGCTACTACTGGAGACCTCAAATTATTGTGGTGAATGAAATGATGGACTGGGAAGGGGCACTGATGTACTGCAGAAGCAACTACGAAGACTTGCTAGGAATAGACACAGAAACGGATATGCTGGCTGTCAACCACAGCCTGATTAATCAAACCACCACTGTATGGACTGGACTACGCTTCATGGCCGGCCTGTGGTTCTGGGTGAACAATGGACTTCTGAGTAACCTGACCTTGCTGCCTTCGTGCCCTGCCAGACCTTTCCAATGTGGAGCAATAACGCCTGATAAGGTCTTCGAGATTAGAGACTGCAATGAGAAAATGAACTTCCTTTGCTACAAAGCAGAAGTATA G